In the genome of Spea bombifrons isolate aSpeBom1 chromosome 11, aSpeBom1.2.pri, whole genome shotgun sequence, one region contains:
- the ADK gene encoding adenosine kinase isoform X2: MPALSENTLFGMGNPLLDICAVVDKDFLDKYGLKANDQILAEDKHKELFEELVKKFKVDYHAGGSTQNSVKVAQWMIQKPHKVATFFGCIGKDKFGEILKKKAEEARVDAHYYEQSEQPTGTCAACITGDNRSLVANLAAANCYDKTKHLDLKENWQLVEKAKVYYIAGFFLTVSPESIMKVGTQASESNKIFCMNLSAPFISQFYKEPLMKAMPYVDILFGNETEAAAFAREQGFETDDISEIARRTQALPKVNSSRPRVVVFTQGSEDTIMATADEVRSFPVLEIDQSKIVDTNGAGDAFVGGFLSQLVSEKPLEECVRAGHYSANVVIRRAGCTLPEKPDFK, translated from the exons ATGCCAGCCCTCAG CGAGAACACCCTCTTTGGGATGGGGAACCCGCTCCTGGACATCTGCGCCGTGGTGGACAAGGACTTCCTGGATAA GTACGGCTTGAAGGCGAACGACCAGATCCTGGCGGAGGACAAGCACAAAGAGCT ATTCGAGGAGCTCGTGAAAAAGTTCAAGGTGGATTATCACGCTGGCGGATCCACGCAAAACTCCGTCAAAGTGGCCCAG TGGATGATCCAGAAGCCGCACAAAGTCGCCACGTTTTTCGGCTGCATCGGCAAAGACAAGTTCGGCGAGATCTTGAAGAAGAAGGCAGAGGAGGCGCGCGTGGACGCTCATTACTACGAGCAGAGCGAGCAGCCGACGGGAACATGCGCCGCCTGCATTACCGGGGATAACAG GTCTCTGGTGGCGAATCTGGCGGCGGCCAACTGCTACGATAAAACCAAACACCTGGACCTGAAGGAGaactggcagctggtggagaaAGCCAAAGTCTATTACATCGCG GGCTTCTTCCTGACGGTGTCGCCGGAGTCCATCATGAAAGTCGGAACTCAGGCCTCGGAAAGCAACAAGATCTTCTGCATGAACCTCTCGGCCCCGTTCATCAGCCAGTTCTACAAGGAGCCTCTGATGAAAGCCATGCCGTACGTGGACATCTTGTTTGGGAACGAAACG GAAGCGGCGGCCTTCGCCCGGGAACAAGGGTTTGAG ACCGATGACATCAGCGAGATTGCGCGGAGGACGCAGGCTCTGCCAAAGGTCAACTCCAGTAGGCCGCGGGTTGTCGTGTTTACCCAGGGCAGCGAAGACACCATCATGGCCACAG CCGACGAAGTCAGGTCCTTCCCTGTATTGGAGATCGACCAGTCCAAGATCGTGGACACCAACGGAGCGGGAGACGCGTTTGTGGGAG GCTTCCTGTCTCAGCTGGTCTCGGAGAAGCCTTTAGAAGAATGCGTCCGAGCCGGTCATTACTCGGCCAACGTGGTCATCCGACGGGCCGGCTGCACCCTCCCTGAGAAACCAGACTTCAAGTAA
- the ADK gene encoding adenosine kinase isoform X1, with protein sequence MKVAAAEEPQPKKQKLEEPGPSENTLFGMGNPLLDICAVVDKDFLDKYGLKANDQILAEDKHKELFEELVKKFKVDYHAGGSTQNSVKVAQWMIQKPHKVATFFGCIGKDKFGEILKKKAEEARVDAHYYEQSEQPTGTCAACITGDNRSLVANLAAANCYDKTKHLDLKENWQLVEKAKVYYIAGFFLTVSPESIMKVGTQASESNKIFCMNLSAPFISQFYKEPLMKAMPYVDILFGNETEAAAFAREQGFETDDISEIARRTQALPKVNSSRPRVVVFTQGSEDTIMATADEVRSFPVLEIDQSKIVDTNGAGDAFVGGFLSQLVSEKPLEECVRAGHYSANVVIRRAGCTLPEKPDFK encoded by the exons CGAGAACACCCTCTTTGGGATGGGGAACCCGCTCCTGGACATCTGCGCCGTGGTGGACAAGGACTTCCTGGATAA GTACGGCTTGAAGGCGAACGACCAGATCCTGGCGGAGGACAAGCACAAAGAGCT ATTCGAGGAGCTCGTGAAAAAGTTCAAGGTGGATTATCACGCTGGCGGATCCACGCAAAACTCCGTCAAAGTGGCCCAG TGGATGATCCAGAAGCCGCACAAAGTCGCCACGTTTTTCGGCTGCATCGGCAAAGACAAGTTCGGCGAGATCTTGAAGAAGAAGGCAGAGGAGGCGCGCGTGGACGCTCATTACTACGAGCAGAGCGAGCAGCCGACGGGAACATGCGCCGCCTGCATTACCGGGGATAACAG GTCTCTGGTGGCGAATCTGGCGGCGGCCAACTGCTACGATAAAACCAAACACCTGGACCTGAAGGAGaactggcagctggtggagaaAGCCAAAGTCTATTACATCGCG GGCTTCTTCCTGACGGTGTCGCCGGAGTCCATCATGAAAGTCGGAACTCAGGCCTCGGAAAGCAACAAGATCTTCTGCATGAACCTCTCGGCCCCGTTCATCAGCCAGTTCTACAAGGAGCCTCTGATGAAAGCCATGCCGTACGTGGACATCTTGTTTGGGAACGAAACG GAAGCGGCGGCCTTCGCCCGGGAACAAGGGTTTGAG ACCGATGACATCAGCGAGATTGCGCGGAGGACGCAGGCTCTGCCAAAGGTCAACTCCAGTAGGCCGCGGGTTGTCGTGTTTACCCAGGGCAGCGAAGACACCATCATGGCCACAG CCGACGAAGTCAGGTCCTTCCCTGTATTGGAGATCGACCAGTCCAAGATCGTGGACACCAACGGAGCGGGAGACGCGTTTGTGGGAG GCTTCCTGTCTCAGCTGGTCTCGGAGAAGCCTTTAGAAGAATGCGTCCGAGCCGGTCATTACTCGGCCAACGTGGTCATCCGACGGGCCGGCTGCACCCTCCCTGAGAAACCAGACTTCAAGTAA